Sequence from the Nocardia cyriacigeorgica GUH-2 genome:
CGCCCGCGGTAGCGAGCTGTTCCGGATGAACTGCGCCTCCTGCCACAACTTCACCGGTCGTGGTGGCGCGCTGTCGTCGGGTAAGTTCGCGCCGCCGCTCGAGCCCGCCTCCGAGCAGCAGATCTACGCCGCGATGCTCACCGGCCCGCAGAACATGCCGAAGTTCTCCGACCGGCAGCTGACGCCGGAGGAGAAGCGCGACATCATCGCCTACGTCAAGGACTCGATGGAGGCCAAGTCGCCCGGCGGTTACGGCCTCGGCGGCTTCGGCCCCGCGACCGAGGGCCTGGCGATCTGGGTGGTCGGCATCGTGCTGACCGTCGGCGCCGCGATGTGGATCGGATCCCGGTCATGACCGGTCAGCGCCCGGAGAAGGCAGCTTGCGTAACCGCGCAGGGCGCCCGGGCATGCCGAGAGGGAATCGCATGACAGACAAGGAGCGAGACGACATGGGGCGCCCGGATGAGGGATCCAGTGCCGAGCCGTCGAAAGAAACGGTGAAGCCCACCGGCCACGCCGCCGCGGAGCCCACCGAGGCCGAGCTGGACGCGATGTCGCGCGACGAGCTGGTCAAGCTCGGCACCGAGATGGACGGCGTCGACGTCGCCTACCGGCGTGAGCGGTTCCCGGTTCCGGGTACCCGCGCCGAGAAGCGCGCCGAGCGTCAGGTGGCGCTGTGGTTCGCCATCTCCGGTCTGGCCGCAGCCGCGCTGGTCGGGGTGTTCCTGTTCTGGCCCTGGGAGTACAAGGGCAAGGAGTCCGAGGGACACGACCTCTACTCGCTGGCCACCCCGCTCTACGGCCTCACCTTCGGTGTCTCGATCCTCGCGATCGGCATCGCGGTGGTGCTGATCCGCAAGAAGTTCATCCCGGCCGAGCTGTCCATCCAGGAGCGCCACGACGGCCGCTCCAGCGAGGTGGACCGCCGCACCCTGGTGGCGGAGTTGCAGGACGCGCTCGACACCTCCACGCTGGGTCGTCGCAAGATGATCACCCGCACCGCCGGCGCCGGCCTCGGCATCGTCGGCCTGGGTTCGGCCGCGCTGTTCGTCGGCGGCATGATCAAGAACCCGTGGGCCAAGGGCGACAAGTCGCCGCTGTGGGTGTCGGGCTGGACCCCGGACTGGGAGGGCCAGACCATCTACCTGCGCCGCGACACCGGCCGTCCGGAAGACATCGTGCTGGTGCGCCCGGAGGATCTGGACGCGGGCGGTATGGAAACCGTCTTCCCGTGGAAGGAAGTCTGGCGTGGTGACGAGCACGCGACCCTGCAGTCGCTGCGCGGTATCCGCAACGCCGTCATGCTGATCCGGCTGCGCACCGAAGACGCGCAGAAGGCGGTCAAGCGCAAGGGCCAGGAGAGCTTCAACTTCGGCGACTACTTCGCCTACTCGAAGATCTGCACCCACCTCGGTTGCCCGACCTCGCTCTACGAGCAGCAGACCAACCGGATCCTGTGCCCCTGCCACCAGTCGCAGTTCTCGGCGACCGAGTGGGGTAAGCCGGTCTTCGGTCCGGCCGCCCGCGCGCTGCCGCAGCTGCCGATCACCGTCAACTCCGAGGGCTTCCTGGTCGCCAACGGCGACTTCATCGAGCCGCTCGGCCCGGCCTTCTGGGAGCGTCGTTCATGAGTTCTCCATCAGCAATCGGCCGGAAGGTCGGTGCCCACGCCGACGCCGTGGACGAGCGGTACCGCGCCGCCGCGTTCATGCGCCGGTCGATCAACAAGGTCTTCCCGACCCACTGGTCGTTCCTGCTGGGTGAGATCGCGCTGTACGCGTTCATCATCCTGCTGCTGTCGGGTGTCTACCTGACGCTGTACTTCGACCCGTCGATGAGCCACGTCGTGTACGACGGCGCCTACCAGCCGCTGCGCGGTGTCGGTATGTCGCGGGCCTACGAGACCGCGCTGAACATCTCCTTC
This genomic interval carries:
- a CDS encoding ubiquinol-cytochrome c reductase iron-sulfur subunit, with protein sequence MGRPDEGSSAEPSKETVKPTGHAAAEPTEAELDAMSRDELVKLGTEMDGVDVAYRRERFPVPGTRAEKRAERQVALWFAISGLAAAALVGVFLFWPWEYKGKESEGHDLYSLATPLYGLTFGVSILAIGIAVVLIRKKFIPAELSIQERHDGRSSEVDRRTLVAELQDALDTSTLGRRKMITRTAGAGLGIVGLGSAALFVGGMIKNPWAKGDKSPLWVSGWTPDWEGQTIYLRRDTGRPEDIVLVRPEDLDAGGMETVFPWKEVWRGDEHATLQSLRGIRNAVMLIRLRTEDAQKAVKRKGQESFNFGDYFAYSKICTHLGCPTSLYEQQTNRILCPCHQSQFSATEWGKPVFGPAARALPQLPITVNSEGFLVANGDFIEPLGPAFWERRS